The Anopheles marshallii chromosome X, idAnoMarsDA_429_01, whole genome shotgun sequence genome includes a window with the following:
- the LOC128714500 gene encoding neuropathy target esterase sws, whose amino-acid sequence MDIVGLVKKSYADYGTMLKDSWYTVNTEDLNLSWAIKLLVAILAVIATIYIWRRKHLRKLEEKMQLQNQYASHMRFRKRDKMMFYGRRMLRKVKSISGQAYGGQGRKRRAVMRFAKRLLLRKDVTPTQLLVIEPPAEYLEVASDGNDRVPPDALYMLQSIRIFGHFEKPVFLKLCKHTEIINLIAGESLIKVGDPDDSVFIVQTGQVNVFLNNPDGSSITLKVVRQGESVTSLLSFIDVLVGNASQYKTVTARAMENSQVIRLPMFAFQQVFSECPDLLVRVIQVIMVRLQRVTITALHNYLGLSTEYIQCSSQRKKIPIAPQTKGSPGHRRVPSDQVHPVPHSLVGEIKPDMLVDLSEAQHNVGRRTSALPIEPIDHAVLKACAVDGFMQELDLADTHKQTIEDSILIKEVSPGTTLVHQGVLDDVMLIFVIAGGLTLTQCPQTGPIAQDSNKIAGDKMDNHTVTIYPGDVVGGLAVLTGECSLYTIRAKHNSRVGLLNKDVIYKIMRERPAVVLDIANSVVKRLSPLVRQCDFALDWNFIESGRAVYRQEETSDSTYIVLNGRLRSVTTHPNGKKEIVGEYGKGDLIGIIEMITETPRTTTVMAVRDSELAKLPEGLFNAIKFKYPIVVTQLISLLSHRILGSMRSRPIATSSFTSVSFDTNQQIQHRYSTVAIVAVSDDVPMSPFTYELYHSLSTIGSTVRLTSEIVRKALGSSIMEPPNEYRLTSWLGQQEDRHNITLYQCDNSFGPWTQRCLRQADVILIVGFGDRPPLMGKLEKEIDRLAIRTAKELVLLHPEDGNTCPTNTISWLNMRAWVSRHHHIQCPKRMFTRRSQNKIAELYERIMKNEPYIHCDFSRLARWLTGNSVGLVLGGGGARGAAHVGMLKAIQEAGIPIDMVGGVSIGAFMGALWCMEKNITTMTQKAREWCTKMTQWSRQLRDLTYPITSMFSGRHFNQTIRGTFGDICIEDLWIPYFTLTTDISASCARVHTHGSTWRYVRSSMSLSGYMPPLCDPTDGHLLLDGGYVNNLPGDLWRYVRASMSVAGIFPPICDRRDGHLLLDGCYTNNVPADVMRAQGAAHIIAIDVGSQDDTDLTDYGDDLSGWWLLYKRWNPFTSPVKVPNLPDIQSRLAYVSCVRQLEEVKKSDYCEYIRPPIDKYKTLAFGSFDEIKNVGYEHGKAYFQSMAENGRLTRFNQWSVHPIPKKATHSLNEYSFVDLAQIVCKVPETYPERGYSSSEDDYYDGYASEPSSMPLKKGYNMPLMRSAGSLSLSDNDMDSDELEIPRPFKPLAGNRNLTGERKE is encoded by the exons ATGGATATCGTAGGGCTAGTGAAGAAATCGTATGCCGATTACGGCACCATGTTGAAGGATTCTTGGTACACCGTCAACACGGAAGACTTAAAT CTATCGTGGGCAATCAAATTGTTGGTAGCTATTTTGGCAGTGATAGCCACCATCTACATATGGCGTAGGAAACATCTCAGAA agctagaagaaaaaatgcagCTGCAGAACCAGTACGCGTCTCACATGCGGTTCCGCAAAAGGgataaaatgatgttttacgGACGTCGGATGCTGCGGAAGGTAAAATCCATATCAGGCCAAGCGTACGGTGGCCAGGGTCGTAAGCGAAGAGCCGTGATGCGTTTCGCCAAGCGGCTTCTGTTGCGAAAGGACGTGACACCGACCCAACTGTTGGTGATCGAACCGCCGGCCGAATACCTGGAGGTTGCATCCGACGGCAACGATCGTGTACCGCCAGACGCACTTTACATGCTGCAATCAATCCGCATTTTTGGCCACTTTGAGAAGCCTGTCTTTTTAAAACTGTGCAAACACACGGAGATTATTAATCTGATCGCGGGCGAAAGCTTGATTAAGGTCGGCGATCCGGACGATAGTGTCTTTATCGTGCAGACGGGACAGGTGAATGTGTTCCTAAACAATCCGGACGGTAGTTCCATCACGCTGAAGGTGGTACGGCAAGGTGAATCAGTGACATCGCTTCTCAGCTTCATAGATGTGCTAGTG GGTAATGCTAGCCAGTATAAGACGGTCACCGCTCGGGCGATGGAAAACTCGCAGGTGATTAGATTGCCCATGTTTGCGTTTCAGCAAGTTTTTAGCGAATGTCCAGATTTGTTGGTGCGTGTCATACAGGTGATAATGGTGCGTTTGCAGCGTGTTACTATAACCGCACTGCACAACTATCTCGGTTTGAGCACGGAATACATTCAG TGTTCATCTCAGCGGAAAAAGATTCCAATTGCGCCCCAGACAAAGGGCAGTCCCGGCCACCGGCGTGTGCCTTCCGATCAGGTACATCCTGTTCCGCATTCGCTTGTCGGTGAAATAAAACCTGACATGCTGGTAGATCTGTCCGAAGCACAGCACAACGTTGGTCGACGAACTTCCGCCTTACCGATCGAACCGATAGATCACGCGGTGCTGAAAGCGTGTGCAGTGGATGGCTTCATGCAGGAGCTCGATCTTGCCGATACGCACAAGCAAACGATCGAAGACAGCATACTGATTAAAGAGGTATCGCCTGGAACCACTCTTGTCCACCAGGGTGTACTGGAT GATGTTATGTTAATTTTCGTCATTGCCGGTGGGCTCACGCTCACTCAGTGCCCACaaactggcccgattgcgcaAGACTCCAACAAGATTGCCGGGGATAAGATGGACAATCACACCGTCACCATATACCCGGGTGATGTGGTGGGCGGTTTGGCGGTGCTAACAGGAGAATGCAGTCTGTACACGATCCGCGCGAAACACAATTCTCGTGTGGGATTGCTCAACAAAGATGTCATCTATAA aATTATGCGAGAGCGTCCAGCAGTAGTGCTCGATATAGCGAATAGCGTTGTGAAACGTTTATCGCCTTTAGTAAGGCAATGTGACTTTGCACTCGATTGGAACTTTATAGAATCTGGACGAGCGGTGTACCGGCAAGAGGAAACGAGTGATTCTACCTACATCGTCCTGAACGGGCGCCTCCGGTCGGTCACAACGCACCCGAACGGCAAAAAGGAAATTGTGGGCGAATACGGTAAAGGTGATCTGATCGGCATTATCGAGATGATTACGGAGACGCCTCGTACCACGACGGTAATGGCCGTGCGTGACTCCGAGCTGGCCAAGCTGCCCGAGGGTCTGTTTAACGCAATCAAATTTAAGTACCCGATCGTGGTGACGCAGCTGATCAGTCTGCTCAGCCACCGCATACTTGGCTCGATGCGTTCGCGTCCGATCGCCACCAGTTCGTTCACGTCCGTTTCGTTCGATACGAACCAGCAGATTCAGCATCGTTACTCGACGGTGGCGATCGTGGCTGTGAGTGATGATGTGCCAATGTCACCGTTCACATACGAACTGTATCACTCGCTTAGCACGATCGGTTCGACGGTGCGGCTCACGTCCGAGATCGTGCGAAAAGCACTAGGCTCATCGATCATGGAACCACCGAACGAGTACCGGCTCACGAGTTGGCTCGGGCAGCAAGAAGACCGTCACAACATCACGCTCTACCAATGCGACAACTCGTTCGGTCCGTGGACGCAGCGATGCCTACGCCAGGCCGATGTCATACTGATCGTTGGCTTTGGTGATCGGCCCCCGTTGATGGGCAAACTGGAGAAGGAGATCGATCGGTTGGCGATCCGTACAGCGAAGGAGCTGGTACTGCTGCACCCGGAGGATGGTAACACTTGTCCCACGAATACGATCAGCTGGTTGAATATGCGTGCATGGGTGTCACGGCACCATCATATCCAGTGCCCGAAGCGAATGTTTACACGTCGCAGTCAAAACAAAATC GCTGAGCTGTACGAGCGCATAATGAAGAACGAACCCTACATTCATTGTGATTTCTCGCGTCTGGCCCGCTGGCTGACCGGTAATTCCGTTGGCCTCGTACTCGGTGGCGGTGGAGCGCGTGGAGCAGCCCATGTAGGCATGCTGAAAGCGATTCAAGAGGCTGGCATTCCCATCGATATGGTAGGCGGTGTCAGCATCGGTGCGTTTATGGGAGCGCTGTGGTGTATGGAGAAAAACATTACAACCATGACACAAAAAGCCCGTGAATGGTGTACG AAAATGACGCAATGGAGTCGACAGCTGCGTGATCTCACGTACCCGATTACGTCCATGTTTTCTGGGCGCCATTTCAATCAAACCATTCGCGGTACGTTCGGGGACATTTGCATCGAGGACCTGTGGATACCATACTTCACCCTTACCACCGACATCTCTGCCAGCTGTGCCCGGGTGCACACACACG GTTCAACATGGCGTTACGTTCGTTCGTCGATGTCGCTGAGCGGGTACATGCCACCGTTATGCGATCCAACAGATGGTCACCTACTGCTGGATGGTGGGTACGTCAATAATCTCCCAg GAGATCTGTGGCGTTATGTACGTGCCAGTATGTCAGTAGCCGGTATATTTCCCCCTATCTGTGATAGACGCGATGGCCATCTGCTGTTAGATGGTTGCTATACAAATAATGTACCAG CGGATGTGATGCGTGCGCAGGGTGCCGCGCATATTATAGCGATCGATGTCGGTTCGCAGGACGACACCGATCTGACTGACTACGGTGACGATCTGTCCGGCTGGTGGTTGCTTTACAAGCGCTGGAATCCGTTCACCTCACCGGTAAAGGTGCCGAATCTGCCCGATATACAATCACGCCTTGCCTACGTATCGTGCGTGCGTCAGCTCGAA GAGGTAAAGAAGAGCGACTACTGTGAGTACATTCGACCACCGATCGATAAGTATAAGACGCTTGCGTTCGGCAGCTTCGACGAGATTAAGAACGTTGGGTACGAGCACGGTAAGGCGTACTTCCAGAGCATGGCGGAAAATGGACGCCTGACCCGATTCAACCAATGGTCCGTACATCCGATACCGAAGAAGGCCACCCATTCGCTGAACGA ATATTCCTTCGTCGATTTGGCACAAATCGTTTGCAAAGTGCCGGAAACGTATCCGGAGCGGGGCTACTCGTCGAGCGAGGACGACTATTACGACGGGTACGCATCGGAACCGTCGAGCATGCCGCTGAAGAAGGGCTACAATATGCCGCTGATGCGTTCCGCCGGTTCGCTCTCCCTGTCGGACAACGATATGGATTCGGATGAGCTCGAAATACCGAGACCGTTCAAACCGCTGGCGGGCAACCGCAACCTGACCGGCGAGAGAAAGGAATAG